The segment aaagatttGTTTCACATTTTGAAACCGTGCCAAttgataaatacaaaaaaaatgagagtTAAAGGCACAGTGTAGAACGTGTAATTTTCCAAGTAGCGATTGTTTCGCACTTTTGGACGCTCGAGATTCTTCACAGGAAGGGGAACCTTTATCGAGACAatatgttttataaaaatatatactcgCTGTCGGCACATTTATGACCTGCAATTAAATAAGTCATCGTCTTCTGAACAAACGTGTATTTCATTCGCGGATGTCTACGTCGGTGCTCACCAGGCAGTGAAAAATTTAGAACTCGAGAAAAAAGTTATGAATTTTCATCAGGGCACCTTTACAGTGAAATGCCGCTTCAGAGCAAATCCAAGAACGgcaattaaacattttatgtcGACCGTTTATCTTTTTTTCTGACCGCAATTAAATGACGagcgtgtgtttattttttgctcatccGACTGCTGAGCATCagctttgaattattaatacgCCAAAAGTTTCTCACACGCGCTATGCTCCGATCTTCCCAAGCGATTGCggctaaatttaatgaaaagacGGTTTCAAGtcataaaaaagtaaaagtttCCCAAAAATGATTGTTTTTGGCGGATTTACTCTCAATTgagagaaaatatgaaatcctGCGctatatttgcatattttaatttgattggccataaataaaagcaaaactcGCATACCGAAGGAAAACAATtcggattaattaattttctactctaataaattttaatcttaaaacaTTTCGTCAATTTAAAAGGTTGGATGATCAGTCatattgcaataattatcatCGTGTAGTTTAACGACCTTtagaaaaagccaaaaataattgacagCGCTGcgattgcaaaaaatacgttttttaattatttcaaataagttCCATCACTCACAACACCCCTAATGTCACGGTTTGGCAAGGAAAATTAGTCCTCgctttttctaagaaaatgatGCAAGTGAATGGAGCTTTAATGTTTCGAAATAAAGTCAAATGAGCAACAAGATTCTATTGTTCCACTTACTCACAGTTCCAATGTCAGTCATGGTAATATTccagttaaataaattccgcAGTCGCTTTGCGCACGACGAGCTTATCATACCATTTTGGACGTGACATCAGCAACTTTATTCTTTCGATTCTTTCCATCGCGGCCGCGATTTATGCTGAACAAACGCGCCATCCGCTAGCGCAAAAGCAATGCGATTCACACTCGATCCAACAGGATTAAGGCTGGCTTCTTCGCTCAGGTTGGCACGACGCTTGAATATATCATTGTCGCCCGAAAAGCAACGGTCATTGTTGGAAGAGTAAAAAGGACGACACTCGGAACGCTTTGTGAGTGTGTGAGAAGAAAATGAAGAAGCAGAACGATGACGGCTGTGCGTGAAAAGTGGCGACTTTTAGCGTCTATCTCCTTTCTACACCAATTCAGAATTCAGAGCAGTCAAGTTTCTCCATATTACTCACTCGcacattatatttaataaggTTGCtgctgtgttttattttattatacgGTTTGATGTGCGCGCGAGAAACCTGCCAAGTGAAAATCACATATGTATATGATGTATCAGCAGTCTCAGTGGTATATTTTGCTTTCAGtccaattttttcgtttttcatGTCGAGTTTGATCCTGGTTTGACAACCACTTCTTACTTTCAGAGAAAAAGCAGGTTGAAACCGCAAAACGAAAATAGATATGTACAATAAGCCTTTCAAAACTGTGGGAGGATCACTGAAGGATTTTAAAGAGGCCCCTCTTTTtgagattataatttaattcattttcaatcaACGCACATTTTGAGAAAACCtgatgatttaaaaagaaaatggaaaatttgttagacaatagaaattaaaatttgaaagatttcATTGAATATATACACAACCCGGCACATTAAACctgtctaatttaattttatcgagTTTTCCCTgtgatttattattgattttaatagaCTCGATAGGTGTATGATTAAGTCTGCGAgttaggttttttttataaattatagattgcaaaagtaaaaaattttcgCACTcttattgaacaaattttaaataaaataattatttaatagccTTTTACGATGCAAAGTAGACAAACTAACAATATTGGGGGAGTTTTCTGCACGACAAAACTTAAAAGTAATccgacaaaaaataatgaaatgagtATTGATTTCCCTGacagaattttttgtttcctccctatcgaaattttaaattcaaattcatctTTACTTGGATAAAAATTGGTTGTAAGTAATATTATTCGTAACAAAAATAGCCACATAGcgtaaaattgtattattaacAGATTGTTTAAGAAGTAAAATCACCAAAAAAGATTGTTTTAACACTTACTTTGTAAATGCCATCGACCATTTTCAGAACTTCTTCACTCTCCATCGCTCCTCAATGGTTGGCAAACTAGTTCATGAGCAGAAAATCACTTGGTGTTGAGCAAAGTTGCACGGCAAAAACGTGCACCAATTGTAAGAGTACGCGACCAGTCGCGGATCGCACCTTCCGTGTTGCAGGACGGCAGTACGTATAATAAGTGACGGCAAATTGCGAGTCGCCGAGCCGGAGAACAAACCACTTCTTCGCGTTCGCCACGCTGAGAGTGGGAAAGAGCTAATGACTATTGATTCCGCGTCCCACAGTCTCGACTTGCGAAGCAAACGCGGCTCCTTCCACCGCCGATTTCAGTACAATGCGAAAAATACCAATGTGAAGCAGGAAatgattgcattttttcttcagagtgaattaaaatcacaCCAAACGCGAGGAATTTAATTGCACAATAATGAATAATAAGGATCCCCATCTCCCACCCGCGCTGCAGCACTAAAGTTTTGCCGCCTCTCTATCGCACGCAGCGCCTCTAGTGAATGGATCCGAAAGTGGCGGCGTAGAAGGTAAACAAAGCAGCATGTTCATGCCGCGGACCTTGCTTTGCCGACTCTGCAAATCCACCTGGACACTCCCTGTCTCTCGACTTCTGCACAGGGCCATCCCGCCGACGCCCCACGACATTTCTGTGGACAAGAGCAAGTTGCCGACGCCCACTAAGGTGGACCGGGACACGATTTTGCAGCTCGAGAGAGTGGCTCTGGTCGATTTTGCCACAGAGGAGGGCATTCGGAGGCTGGAGGCGGCCATCCAGTTGGCCGACACCATCTCTGCAGTGGACACCAAAGGGGTGAAACCTTTGTACACTGTTCTAGAAAACAGGCAAGTTGGCAgcacaaaagaatttttcaatttctgctaTGCTTTTCCAACAATTAATTCATGAATcatttcagagaaaaaaaaataagtttgtgTATGGAAAATACGAGAAATAAGCTATGAGAAAACAGCcgaaatatattgaatttttttaatcgaaacACCGCATAATGCGCTCGTGTCATAATTAACtgatgataatatttttctttattttagcACCTTTgtcgtgatttttaaatgttgtgaTTAAtgttattgttaatttaattttatttttatttttcaggtcTCTTTATTTGCAAGAAGATAAAGTTTCGGACGGTCATTGCAAGGAAGAAATTCTGGCCAACGCCGCTGTGACTGAAGAGGATTACTTTGTCGCTCCACCTGGAAACATTCCTCTTGACCAGTCGGAAAAGTGACCTCAAAATGCTGCGATCTCTTCTCCAAAGTTGTTGCCAACAGAGGCTTATTTTATGTAGACATTATGCAgttaaaaagccaaaaatagCAAAGAAAAACTTAAACTCTTTGGGGGCTTACCAGCGGAAAATTGTCTTCAATGCGGATTCTAAAGGTAAAAGCATTtagtttttccttttaaacttTTCTAATTCATCAACCACAGATGCATCTGAAGATTTAAAAGAGCTAGCGGAATTTCTAACAAGGTGTTTGGAAAGAGGTGGTTTGCCTGCTGAGTTGAACTGCGAATTTGGCAAGAATACGCTGGCAGTTCAACaagaaaagtaattaattactagctctttaaataaaatagtgttAAACTAAAACTTATATTAGTACTGACAATGTGGGAGTCTGCTACACTATTACTTTGAAAGAAAAGACTCTCAAAGACGGTATTCTGGAGCTTCGGGACAAAAGAACCACCCTTGCAGTAAGTATTATCAgtattattgcttttaaatacattttatttgagctGACTATCATTTTTTGATGTTCACAGGAACAAGTCCACGTGTCAATGCTCAAGAGATACATCAAGAAGCTTGTGCAATCTTAAAGGTAAGatctcaacaaaaataaatacaatcttccaaacaaaaaattccatcACTCGTCGGGTACTGGATTTTGGTATTTTGTGAATGCCAAAAacacctgaaaaaaaataaaattgttaaactgAATGAGctccaaatttatatttacttgTTCCAAGCTCGTTTGTCCTATTGAATAGTCTTCAATATTCATCGTTTTCTTCGCGCGCTCCATTATGCCGAACATGCGAGACCACGGAATTGACGGATTTCTAATGTAGTACGAAAGCATTCCCTGCACGTTTTCTTTGAGCTCGGCGTCTGAAACGTAGAGCGATATTTAATCAACTCAGATTGCGGTAAGAGCAATTTACTTGGAAACGTTTGCGTCACAAAATCCCTGGCCGGCTGAGTATTGAAGATCCGCTCATGCGAGCTTGATTCCTgcgaacaattaaatttcagacgcGTGCAAACAAAGCGATCGGTGTGCAAATTACACTCTCAGCCGTCACTTTAATTATAAGAGAGTAGCCTTCCGCGAACTTGTTCTTCAGGTGCTGCGTTGAGCCAAGGCACTTAAACACGCCATTCACCATGATGGCCAGCTTGGTGCACAGCGCCTCACACTCCTCCatgctgcaaattaattaatcattggATATTATTGAGCGCTAATTAGCTGCGGTCTGTGTTCAGATTCACACTCGTTCTGCGTGTATAGCATTATTAATAATACCATAAACATGACAATAAAGTGAATTCATTAGGGAACCAGGAgtttagcattttttcataaatttggtTCTCCATTGAAGTgggaaataacattttttaggcTTTATAAACAtaaagtgaaatattaattttgtgattaaattaatttttatttttatcagttggtgaaatattcaaaactcTTAATGAGTTACCACAAGaagtttttaatggaaaatttttctatcCGTTAAAAAGTCAACAGCTTTTATTACTgagcaaacattaaaataaattgaggaaTAGTCAACTCTATATTATTAATGAATTCTTCTggattctcattttttaagaCCCCATATATACTAAAAATAAGGTTGTCACCATAGCTCACCTTTAGAGCTTGATCGGaaacttaaataattgtttattttcttccatttttttaaaattacttttaatttcgattagtatttttggttttccttgtttgtttcattttaaaggcaAAATGGTCTATTAAACAGCaggaattaattataataatccATTTCTGTCTTATTGATTGAGTCTATTTACGACCGTTTCAAATGAGGTACCTGTGCGAGGTAAGGATGACTAGTTTTCCCAAGTCTCTGGCTTTGCACACGACGTTCCAAAGGTGCCGCTTCGCCACGGGGTCCATTCCGGTAGTAGGCTCGTCAAGCAGCAGAACGGGCGGGTCCCCGATCAGGGCCACCGCGGTGCTCAATTTCCTCTTGTTTCCGCCGCTGAAAATCAGGCCGTATAAATAacgttatttatttcaaaagtcaCTTACGGCCACAACTGTTGTGTAATTTCGCGGCGTGatggaatttttgaataaataatttacgtgtATTAGTATCAAGGCTGAATTTGTGTGCTTGGTGTTGCATTCCACgcttaatttgttaaattgagCAGTCATGCACACTCacaataaattagatttcacgcgaaaaacttgaaaaaacacACCATAGTTGCAAAGTACACGCATCAAGTAGAAAATTATGGCAAAAACGACGTTTTGCTCAACAATCcaccaattttattattacgtcGATCAGACTCGCTTTTCTTTCCGCGATCACGCGCTTATAACAACTTTCGGTTTTCCACCGATTTCGCCTCTCGTGAAAAAGTGGCCCAGTTGGCAAACCGAAAACACAGAGACGGCTCGGTTGCGCGGTTCACGTGCAAATTTTGCGCATCATTGCTCCGCAATTTGCCGATCATGATGCGGCAATTACCCACCTGTAATTTTTGACCTGCTTGTCGATGTGCTTGGTGAAAAGCAACTCCTTGGCCAGGTTGTCGACGTTTTCGGCGCACTCCCTGTAGGGGATGCCCCGCAGCAGGCAGAAGATGGTGAGAGTCTGCCTTCCGGTCAGGTCGTCAAGCAGCGCGTCAAATTGAGGGCAGTAGCCGATTATTTGATGAACCTGCAGCATTTAATCATCCAATTACACGCCTTTCTCGCCTTTCTCCTTCGTTTCGTTTTCACTCACCTCTTTCATCTGCGAGGTGATGCTGTAACCGCAGAGATAGGCGTCGCCTGACGAGATCTTCTCGTCTCCGGTCAGCATCTTGAAGGTGGTTGTCTTGCCGGCGCCGTTGACACCCAACAGACCAAAGCACTCGCCTTTCCGAATTCCGATACTCAAGCGGTCCACCGCCAGGAACGTGCCGTAGTATTTGCTCACATTTCTGCAAAGGTGAACACACAGTTAGTTGGTTTAATAGAAAAGCAATATTCTTCCACCAGTTCACTagctagaaataaaaaattaaaaaaaattctggccCTTTCATAATTTGGTGAAAGTTTACAATAATagttgttattattaaatactTTTCTCATTGCAAGGAGCTAATGTGaattacttaattattttattgatgtttttatcttaacatttttccacaaattttcACGTGGATCGGGAAAAATCGCTATAGCTTAAAGTGATTGGAAATAATGTTTCTTGTAAAAAGTCTGGTGATTTATTAATGCCAGACACTTCTTGGCAACGAAATAAAGATGCTGTTGGCATTGTGCGCAAACGATCCCTCCCGTTTATGAGACACTAGGGTCAATGCCTATCTTTGTGCCAAATTTCACCATAATGCACTTTTGACACGGCGTTACCTTGTACCCAACGCtgatcaaattgattttaatgtcatcattgttttcttttacgTCTTTAACCAATCACTCTCACCTTATAGTATACGTAACCCAATCTAAAGAGATGTTGTGTGTGATttgctgaataaatattcaagtGTATTTATCCTAGAGAAAGAATGTCTGCAATATTTATCAATATTGCAGACATTTATCAATATTGCAGCCTACTTGCATTGCCTCAATTTGCTGCTTATTTCTTTTAAGAACTTaatcattcaaataaaaactatgTGAGTGAACTGtcaatattaatataatatatatgattATCCTGGAATTAGATCAAACTTTTTACCGCAAGCGATCCTTCATCCGCTAGCATTGAAGTGGGTCACTGTGTATTAAATGAAAGTAAAACCTGCTCTTCAGAGCTGCGTTCGCAAATCCGAGCTTAATAATCGATAATTAAGAGGAGTTTAATAAGCACGTGTCACACGCGCCAAGAGAGcgagattatttaaatttcctgtccAATTGAGCGGATCTCAGACCTTATTCTCAATTGTTTTGGAGTGAGAACCGTTGGTTAATATGGCTCTGTTAATTAATCACTCATCTTTTCCCACGCTTTTGCTCTCTACAGAGAATTAATGCTGAAGCCTATATCTGAACTTAATTCAAAGCGAGTTTGTTATAACACACCACTAAATATTGTTACAAAGATGAAACGATTGattatgtttgaaattttctttgctaattaatatttaactttgTATCTAAAGTGTTTTCATCGTTTCGCACACTGCTTcgtaagtaaaatttttagcgggtttaaaaaatagaattgttGCTATTTTAGGAAAGCCttgatttgcttttatttctctttacTATAATTTCGCATtcagagaaatttaataacagtCCTGCAACAATATAAGCGGCCCTAACGAAAGGactattttctttctttcttttttaatttaaaaatatgcaatttgaTTGTTTCTTGATATTTCAAGGCCTATACTTACGACTCGCCTGGAGCGAAATATTAGTGAATTAAGTGGCAAATAGCGGATGCAACTTGATCTACAAAAAATTGGGCCAGAAGAAAATCGGCTGACCGCATTTGATATTCATGATGGAAATGAATTACCTAATTAGTAAATCtttctgattttcttttgcaaacgtgtaccaaaaattagaaaccTTGTCTTTGGGCTATTccggaaaaaaatcacattacaAAGTTTTTTTCACGTGATGCGACGAGCAATTACTCAGACAGCGTTATTTTCGTTTTCATCAAAAGCCCAGCCGAGGTCTGCAGGAAACAAAGCACGCGGCGCCAAATTACCGATTCGCCAAGCTGCCAGCGAGCAATAAATCGGCTCGTATCAACAGTCACTTTTTATCTCTCAATGGAGTGGCTTAGCAGATAATTGCGCTTTTGGGATGCAACCCATGATTTTTGCTGGCGAAAATTGCGCCATGAAACGCGAGCTCACGGCCGTTGAGATAGACGTACCTCATCGCCAGCAAATACTCCCGATTGAGCTCATCAATGCCAGTGCTGAGCAGTTTTGCCTTTTCGGCCGCGACGTCCGAGTCGTCCTCTTCTCTGTCCTCGGGCCGCACTGGGTGCACTATTAGATACGAAAAAGCGTGGATCACGATTTGTTGGATTTAATTGCATCTCTATTCATTCATAATTACCTCGCAGAACGTAGCGCAGGAATTTGGCCTTGACGAAAACAATGAAGTCGTCGAATAAGTGGTACTCAAAGACTATTAAAATAAGCAGAGCGATCGCTCCTTCGACGAAGCTGTACACCAGTTGCCTTCCTATTCCGGTCGTGCCCCAATCAAAATAGTTTTCGGTCCATGGAAAGCATTGGCCGTTTGGACACTGCTCTGGAactattttgcaaattatacagaccttgaaaaatgaaaaataaactacaCGACTTTTTGGTTCTTTCGAATAAAATGCATAGCTGTCATTGGTTTAAACAGATTCATTGAGAAATATCTTTCGTTTATAATTCTTTTAAGTGTATCGTCTAATTTGTTTACCTTTGCAGCAAGCGTTTGGTGTTCCAACTTCCGCGAATATTGGGCAAAAATCAAGCAGTGGTGCGCACACCTTGATGGACAAGTACGTTTGGTAGAGGTTAAATACTGCCATTGT is part of the Cloeon dipterum chromosome 1, ieCloDipt1.1, whole genome shotgun sequence genome and harbors:
- the GatC gene encoding glutamyl-tRNA(Gln) amidotransferase subunit C, mitochondrial yields the protein MFMPRTLLCRLCKSTWTLPVSRLLHRAIPPTPHDISVDKSKLPTPTKVDRDTILQLERVALVDFATEEGIRRLEAAIQLADTISAVDTKGVKPLYTVLENRSLYLQEDKVSDGHCKEEILANAAVTEEDYFVAPPGNIPLDQSEK